One region of Streptomyces capillispiralis genomic DNA includes:
- a CDS encoding calcium homeostasis/redox stress adaptation protein, whose product MGVSLSKGGNVSLTKEAPGLTAVIVGLGWDVRTTTGTDFDLDASALLLNNSGKVGSDANFVFFNNLKSPDGSVEHTGDNLTGEGEGDDEQIKVNLAGVPADIEKIVFPVSIYDAENRQQSFGQVRNAFIRVVNQAGGAEIARYDLSEDASTETAMVFGELYRHGAEWKFRAIGQGYASGLRGIAQDFGVNV is encoded by the coding sequence TGGGAGTCAGCCTCAGCAAGGGCGGCAACGTATCGCTGACCAAGGAGGCGCCGGGCCTGACCGCGGTCATCGTCGGACTGGGGTGGGACGTCCGCACCACGACCGGCACCGACTTCGACCTGGACGCCAGCGCGCTGCTGCTGAACAACTCGGGCAAGGTCGGCAGCGACGCCAACTTCGTCTTCTTCAACAACCTCAAGAGCCCGGACGGCTCGGTGGAGCACACCGGTGACAACCTCACCGGTGAGGGCGAGGGCGACGACGAGCAGATCAAGGTGAACCTCGCCGGCGTCCCGGCGGACATCGAGAAGATCGTCTTCCCGGTCTCCATCTACGACGCCGAGAACCGCCAGCAGTCCTTCGGCCAGGTGCGCAACGCGTTCATCCGCGTCGTCAACCAGGCCGGCGGCGCCGAGATCGCCCGCTACGACCTGTCGGAGGACGCCTCCACCGAGACCGCCATGGTCTTCGGCGAGCTCTACCGGCACGGTGCCGAGTGGAAGTTCCGCGCCATCGGCCAGGGCTACGCCTCCGGCCTGCGCGGCATCGCGCAGGACTTCGGCGTGAACGTCTGA
- a CDS encoding TerD family protein yields MGVTLAKGGNVSLSKAAPDLTQVMVGLGWDARSTTGAPFDLDASALMCTGGRVMGDEWFVFYNQLTSPDGSVEHTGDNLTGEGDGDDESLLVDLSKVPVQCDKIVFPVSIHLADERGQTFGQVSNAFIRVVNQADGQELARYDLSEDASTETAMIFGELYRYQGEWKFRAVGQGYASGLRGIALDFGVNVS; encoded by the coding sequence ATGGGCGTCACACTCGCCAAGGGAGGCAATGTCTCCCTGTCCAAGGCCGCACCCGACCTCACCCAGGTGATGGTCGGGCTCGGCTGGGACGCGCGATCCACCACCGGAGCACCCTTCGACCTGGACGCCAGCGCGCTGATGTGCACCGGCGGCCGGGTCATGGGGGACGAGTGGTTCGTCTTCTACAACCAGCTCACGAGCCCGGACGGCTCGGTGGAGCACACCGGTGACAACCTCACCGGCGAGGGCGACGGCGACGACGAGTCCCTGCTGGTCGACCTCTCCAAGGTGCCGGTCCAGTGCGACAAGATCGTCTTTCCGGTCTCCATCCACCTGGCCGACGAACGCGGCCAGACGTTCGGCCAGGTCAGCAATGCCTTCATCCGCGTGGTGAACCAGGCGGACGGCCAGGAACTCGCCCGCTACGACCTGTCCGAGGACGCCTCCACCGAAACCGCCATGATCTTCGGCGAGCTCTATCGCTACCAGGGCGAGTGGAAGTTCCGTGCAGTGGGGCAGGGGTACGCGTCGGGGCTGCGGGGCATCGCTCTAGACTTCGGAGTCAACGTTTCGTAA
- a CDS encoding DUF475 domain-containing protein, with protein sequence MVLKTFGWSFAVTALGLVAAVLFGGWTAFGIVAILSILEISLSFDNAVVNAGILKKMNAFWQKIFLTIGILIAVFGMRLVFPVVIVAVSAQLGPIEAVDLALSDKDRYQELVTDAHPAIAAFGGMFLLMIFLDFIFEDRDIKWLGWLERPLAKLGRIDMLSVCIALIILLVSAMTFATHAHQHGGAHVDKAETVLLSGIAGLITYMIVGGLSGFFEDKLEEEEEHEHEEEEKAAREGKPRTVVAMAGKAAFFMFLYLEVLDASFSFDGVIGAFAITNDIVLMALGLGIGAMYVRSLTVYLVRQGTLDEYVYLEHGAHYAIGALALILLVTIQYEIPELITGSIGVILIGWSFWSSVRRNKRLAAAEGNADDKTEVTSGV encoded by the coding sequence GTGGTTTTGAAAACCTTCGGCTGGTCGTTCGCGGTCACCGCGCTCGGACTGGTCGCAGCGGTTCTCTTCGGGGGGTGGACCGCCTTCGGCATCGTGGCGATCCTGTCCATCCTCGAGATCTCGCTGTCCTTCGACAACGCGGTGGTCAACGCCGGCATCCTGAAGAAGATGAATGCCTTCTGGCAGAAGATCTTCCTCACCATCGGCATTCTGATCGCCGTCTTCGGCATGCGGCTGGTCTTCCCCGTCGTGATCGTCGCCGTCAGCGCGCAGCTCGGCCCGATCGAGGCCGTCGACCTCGCGCTCAGCGACAAGGACCGTTACCAGGAACTCGTCACCGACGCCCACCCGGCGATCGCCGCGTTCGGTGGCATGTTCCTGCTGATGATCTTCCTCGACTTCATCTTCGAGGACCGTGACATCAAGTGGCTCGGCTGGCTGGAGCGCCCGCTGGCCAAGCTCGGCCGGATCGACATGCTGTCGGTCTGCATCGCGCTGATCATCCTGCTGGTCTCCGCCATGACCTTCGCCACCCACGCCCACCAGCACGGCGGCGCGCACGTGGACAAGGCCGAGACGGTGCTGCTGTCCGGCATCGCGGGCCTGATCACCTACATGATCGTGGGCGGGCTCTCCGGCTTCTTCGAGGACAAGCTCGAAGAGGAGGAGGAGCACGAACACGAGGAGGAGGAGAAGGCCGCGCGGGAGGGCAAGCCCCGCACGGTGGTGGCCATGGCCGGCAAGGCCGCGTTCTTCATGTTCCTCTACCTGGAGGTCCTGGACGCGTCCTTCTCCTTCGACGGTGTGATCGGCGCCTTCGCCATCACCAACGACATCGTCCTGATGGCCCTGGGCCTGGGCATCGGCGCCATGTACGTCCGGTCCCTGACCGTGTACCTGGTCCGCCAGGGCACCCTGGACGAGTACGTCTACCTGGAGCACGGCGCCCACTACGCCATCGGCGCCCTCGCGCTGATCCTGCTCGTCACCATCCAGTACGAGATCCCCGAGCTGATCACCGGCTCCATCGGTGTCATCCTGATCGGCTGGTCCTTCTGGTCCTCCGTACGCCGCAACAAGCGGCTGGCGGCGGCCGAGGGAAACGCCGACGACAAGACTGAGGTCACCTCCGGGGTGTGA